One Rosa chinensis cultivar Old Blush chromosome 3, RchiOBHm-V2, whole genome shotgun sequence DNA window includes the following coding sequences:
- the LOC112193269 gene encoding CAAX prenyl protease 2, whose product MEDGALSKPAAVLACAAMASFYVGILYAPTLLLRLPPPSSHNNFLIRRFICAGVSSLVSVVVSALLLPIKSGEASDLLGVYGIRTDHIWQALVFPLSLTALMYAGSLTFMSLLLIHSLREDVNCSGGLSFDYIKSISLEAAASLRSISSSVMHWRNYVVAPVTEELVFRACMIPLLLCAGFQKNTVIFLCPIFFSLAHLNHLMDVYIKQQNNWTKACMIIGLQLGYTVVFGSYASFLFIQTGHFIAPVVAHMFCNIMGLPVLVSPGKGIISVAFIAGVLGFLWLLFPITNSGLYNDRTDNCRCWQGYCSGN is encoded by the exons ATGGAGGACGGAGCTCTTTCAAAACCCGCGGCGGTGCTGGCTTGCGCCGCCATGGCTTCATTCTACGTCGGGATTCTCTACGCCCCCACTTTACTTCTtcgtcttcctcctccttcttcccaCAATAACTTTTTGATCCGACGGTTCATATGCGCCGGAGTTTCCTCCCTGGTCTCCGTCGTCGTTTCTGCTCTGCTCCTCCCC ATTAAAAGCGGAGAAGCATCGGATTTGTTAGGTGTATATGGCATACGGACTGATCATATT TGGCAAGCCCTGGTCTTTCCTCTATCATTGACAGCGCTTATGTATGCCGGATCCTTGACATTCATGTCTCTATTATTGATTCATTCGTTGAGGGAAGACGTGAATTGTAGTGGAGGGCTTTCGTTTGACTATATCAAAAGTATCTCACTGGAGGCTGCTGCCTCTTTGCGTTCAATTTCTTCCAGTGTTATGCATTGGCGTAATTATGTTGTG GCTCCAGTTACGGAAGAGTTGGTGTTTAGAGCATGCATGATACCATTGCTTCTCTGCGCAGGATTCCAAAAAAACACAGTCATATTTTTATGCCCTATATTCTTCAGTTTGG CTCATTTGAACCATCTAATGGATGTctatatcaaacaacagaataaCTGGACCAAAGCCTGCATGATTATAG GTCTCCAGCTTGGATATACTGTGGTCTTTGGCTCATATGCATCTTTTCTCTTCATTCAAACAG GACATTTTATTGCTCCCGTAGTTGCTCACATGTTTTGCAATATTATGGGATTGCCAGTGTTAGTTTCACCAGGGAAAG GGATAATAAGTGTGGCATTTATAGCTGGAGTGCTGGGGTTCCTTTGGTTGCTTTTTCCTATTACAAACTCGGGTTTGTACAATGACAGAACAGATAATTGTAGATGTTGGCAGGGATATTGTTCTGGGAACTAG
- the LOC112195077 gene encoding protein YIPF5 homolog encodes MTKEFAVPPVVFPSGGNPSAGSNNIQQRRVATAPFQPPRSSTSSIPFMSFDIGSAAASSSSGPLFGGPIGSGGSVPGGTSFEDEEPLLDELGIHPDQIWRKTKSILNPFRANPAVHKDSDLSGPILLYMSLCLFQLLAGKIQFGVILGWIVVSSIFLYVVFNMLAGRNGNLDLHRCTSVVGYCLLPVVILSAASLFVPQGGTFRFAVAGVFVLWATRVCTALMVALADGGDEHRGLIAYACFLIYTLFSLLVIF; translated from the coding sequence ATGACGAAGGAGTTCGCCGTACCACCGGTGGTGTTTCCCTCCGGCGGAAACCCCAGCGCCGGATCCAACAACATCCAGCAACGCCGAGTCGCGACGGCGCCGTTTCAACCTCCCCGATCCTCCACCTCCAGCATCCCCTTCATGTCCTTCGACATTGGCTCCGccgccgcctcctcctcctccggcccCCTATTCGGCGGCCCCATTGGCTCCGGCGGTTCGGTTCCCGGTGGCACAAGCTTCGAGGACGAGGAGCCACTCCTCGACGAGCTCGGCATCCATCCAGATCAAATATGGAGAAAGACCAAGTCGATCCTCAATCCCTTCCGGGCCAACCCGGCCGTCCACAAGGACTCGGACCTTTCCGGCCCGATCCTCCTCTACATGTCCCTCTGCCTCTTTCAATTGCTCGCCGGGAAGATCCAATTCGGCGTGATTCTCGGCTGGATCGTCGTCTCCTCCATCTTCCTCTACGTCGTCTTCAACATGTTGGCCGGCCGGAATGGGAACCTCGACCTGCACAGGTGTACGAGCGTCGTCGGCTACTGTTTGTTACCGGTGGTGATTTTATCGGCTGCCTCGCTGTTCGTGCCGCAAGGCGGGACTTTCAGGTTCGCGGTGGCCGGGGTCTTTGTTTTGTGGGCCACTAGGGTTTGTACGGCCCTTATGGTTGCTCTTGCTGATGGAGGTGACGAGCATCGGGGGCTGATAGCGTATGCGTGCTTCTTGATTTACACTCTGTTTTCGCTTCTCGTTATATTTTAG